The Papaver somniferum cultivar HN1 chromosome 3, ASM357369v1, whole genome shotgun sequence genome includes a region encoding these proteins:
- the LOC113361537 gene encoding GATA transcription factor 19-like, translating into MYRCTGSHCNQVGLCSCSLFHSSANNSFSMLFSPSNPNNTHYQYGNEVDDHQHQYYQYPAPSSSSVDCTLSLGTPSTRQSKSNSNNSRNSISKGRSSTSCIWDIFQTKKTIPPPQTTTIKGSRGGTSTNSGNNNSILSNISGDSLLARRCANCDTTSTPLWRNGPRGPKSLCNACGIRYKKEERRASNNNAAAAQSSVMDQQYITSHQYSWPTHQQHTNQKLSSAHLGNEFMFVQEDDHHQYQRESDSGIPFLSWRLNVPERPGLVHDYTC; encoded by the exons ATGTATAGGTGCACTGGTTCTCACTGTAATCAAGTAGGTTTATGTTCTTGTAGCTTGTTTCATTCTTCCGCAAACAATTCCTTCTCCATGTTATTCTCACCATCAAATCCTAACAATACTCATTATCAATATGGTAATGAAGTTGATGATCATCAACATCAATACTATCAGTACCCAGCTCCATCATCATCTTCAGTTGATTGTACTCTTTCTCTAGGGACTCCTTCAACTCGACAGTCCAAGTCAAACAGCAACAACAGTAGGAACTCAATCAGCAAAGGTCGGTCTAGTACCTCTTGTATTTGGGATATTTTTCAAACTAAGAAAACTATTCCTCCTCCTCAAACAACAACTATTAAGGGCTCCCGAGGAGGAACAAGTACTAATAGTGGAAACAACAATAGCATTCTCAGCAACATCAGTGGAGATTCTCTTCTGGCTCGGAGATGCGCCAATTGTGACACCACTTCTACCCCGCTTTGGAGAAATGGACCCCGAGGCCCCAAG TCACTTTGTAATGCTTGTGGAATCCGATACAAGAAGGAAGAAAGACGGGCAAGTAACAACAACGCTGCCGCCGCTCAATCATCTGTCATGGATCAACAATACATAACGAGCCATCAATATTCATGGCCAACACACCAACAGCATACTAACCAGAAACTCTCTTCAGCTCATCTCGGAAATGAATTCATGTTTGTTCAAGAAGACGATCATCACCAATATCAAAGAGAATCTGATTCAGGGATTCCATTTCTATCATGGCGTCTTAATGTTCCAGAAAGACCAGGTCTTGTTCATGATTACACATGCTGA